The Phragmites australis chromosome 13, lpPhrAust1.1, whole genome shotgun sequence DNA window tcattgatgacactgcggaagctacctacatacgccgcgaccataacgaagcattaatcgtttagtgaaagcagctttcatgtatttggtgaaatttgtataatatttaggttaagctttattttgtatcaagaatatgtatggatgatgtaataatatgctttaatttatatcgagtgcatatagattttaaaaggcctaaatattttttttttgaaattttttagaattatttttcaacataaaacaagttaaaaagattttataaaatttatttgcatttttctagaattaaaactaattttatatgcaacaaagcatattacagcatttattttgtcaaacaaaacatttttaaatattataagaattaatttggattttctaaaactattttccagattaaaacatttattttataatattaaaactatttattatacTTCTAgggaatttaacaatagaagaatatttgctaaaaaaactagtatcagtaccggttctatgTAGTAACcgagaaccggcactgatacttcaactatcagtaccgattgtACAtataaccgacactgatactagtatcagtaccggttactaactagaaccggtactaataCGTCTCCTATATTTATCTCCAACACTTAGCTGTATCCTCGTTCCTCTATTCACCCTAGCGTCACCTCCTCGTTCGCTTCAGTCACCCGAGCCCCGACGCGCCGCCaccccgacgcgccgccgcctcctcctgatgccaccccgacgcgccgccgcctcctcccgatgcCGCCCCGACGCGCTACCGCCTCCTCCCAACGCCGATTCGTCCCCGAAGCCCTCGCCACCGTCAccccccacggaggaggagccgccgccgcccctgacGCCAacgccgaggaccacctctcctgctctcctccatccccttcaaACCCAACGGGTAAGCACCATCCCGTCTTCTCATCGAAACCCTAGTTACCTCCCCTTCAAGAAAAGTAACTTCTCTCTGAAATGAGACATTCTGCTCTGCAAGTTCTCTCACCCGTTCATGTAGTCTCTCTTCTTCAGATTGAAATCTCAATAGCCTGACAGACCAATCTTGTGACCTTCtgtccatctctctctccagaGTAATTTGTAATTCactcttctccttctccagcCTCCTAGTTCTGGTGTCCAATTCTTTCTTTGATTCTTTATATTGCTCTTTGGCGGTACATCTTTCTGTAACACGTGCCTTAATCTGCGAAGATAGTTCATGGGCTAGTTGTTTCCTATCTTCAGTCAAACGCTGGATCAATTGTAACATGTCATTTGAGCTTAATCGCTTATCTCTGAGCACGCTGAATTCATATTCATCTCCAGAAGGAACAATAAACCTTGATTCAACTTCTTTAGCTCTTTGAAGCAACCTGTCATCAGTTTCTTGCTCCCCTGGTGCAAAATCCAAGTTATCATGATGAAAATATTGAGAAGCATCACGAAGGCATGAGTGTGCAATGGAGCATCTTGAGGTCATACCTGAAATAGGACAGGTGGAGTGGCAAAAAACATTTGGAGGTCTCACATCTTGCAAATCTTCGTAAATATCTTCAACGGATGTGGCACTTTCTGATTTATAATCTTCTGAATATAGAAATCTCTCAAAAACTTCTGACAAGCTTACATGGTTTCTACTCGTATTGCACAGAGTTACAATCTTGCATGTGTCTCCTGTACCA harbors:
- the LOC133889427 gene encoding uncharacterized protein LOC133889427; translated protein: MWSPEGNPILREYAIMVRKPHSAMENDSLGSRCCSCSTEHSPVSSPIALRCRSTRLSNLLNKTEVLDRYIDREHEDTIANEKQKHYSPATSMVSNWGRPPRPQSTVPSLPKSMKQITETYSGVDLKDACLGQLAQDGTGDTCKIVTLCNTSRNHVSLSEVFERFLYSEDYKSESATSVEDIYEDLQDVRPPNVFCHSTCPISGEQETDDRLLQRAKEVESRFIVPSGDEYEFSVLRDKRLSSNDMLQLIQRLTEDRKQLAHELSSQIKARVTERCTAKEQYKESKKELDTRTRRLEKEKSELQITLEREMDRRSQDWSVRLLRFQSEEERLHERVRELAEQNVSFQREVTFLEGEVTRVSMRRRDGAYPLGLKGMEESRRGGPRRWRQGRRRLLLRGG